The following are from one region of the Vicinamibacterales bacterium genome:
- a CDS encoding nucleoside 2-deoxyribosyltransferase gives MRIYLACTVRGDRGAVAALRTLVTALDAIGHTVLTAHLLEDGVDAAEAALTERAVYERDIAWLESCDVLIADASGSSYGVGFEVGYVLGRSDRTVQRVLLLYRADRANQISRLVHGNTHPRCTVLKYDNPADLIDRVAEYLSGPA, from the coding sequence ATGCGCATCTACCTGGCCTGCACGGTCCGCGGCGACCGCGGCGCCGTCGCGGCGTTGCGCACGCTCGTCACCGCGCTCGACGCCATCGGCCACACGGTGCTGACCGCGCATCTGCTCGAGGACGGCGTCGACGCCGCGGAGGCGGCGCTCACCGAACGCGCGGTGTACGAACGCGACATTGCGTGGTTGGAATCGTGCGACGTGCTGATCGCCGACGCGTCGGGCTCGAGCTACGGGGTTGGCTTCGAGGTCGGCTACGTCCTTGGCCGCAGCGATCGAACGGTGCAGCGCGTGTTGCTGCTCTATCGTGCCGATCGCGCCAATCAGATCTCGCGGCTCGTCCATGGCAACACGCACCCGCGCTGCACGGTCCTGAAATACGACAACCCGGCCGATTTGATCGACCGGGTTGCCGAGTACTTGTCCGGCCCGGCCTGA
- a CDS encoding helix-turn-helix transcriptional regulator — MPDVYLGELEQIVLLAVLRLGDQAYAVPILDQIERQAGRRVARGALYTALDRLESKGCLRSRLGEPLAERGGRARRYFTVTPSAVRALRESRLALQRLWNGLESIL, encoded by the coding sequence ATGCCTGACGTCTATCTGGGCGAGCTCGAACAGATTGTGCTGCTGGCGGTGCTCCGGCTCGGCGACCAGGCGTATGCCGTTCCTATCCTCGATCAAATCGAGCGGCAGGCGGGTCGGCGGGTCGCGCGCGGCGCGCTCTACACGGCGCTCGATCGGCTCGAATCGAAAGGCTGCCTGCGGTCGCGGCTCGGCGAACCCCTGGCCGAGCGCGGCGGCCGCGCCCGGCGGTATTTCACCGTCACGCCGTCCGCCGTCCGCGCACTCAGGGAATCCCGGCTCGCGCTGCAGCGCCTCTGGAACGGCCTGGAGTCGATTCTGTGA
- a CDS encoding ABC transporter permease — MTTLLNDIRYGWRGLRKRPLLTLTVAGTLALGLGANAAIFNVIDRLVLRPFPFADPDRVVMVSETGPGLDFKKETTSPANFLDWRAQADSLTALTAMAWWDANLLEKNDPERVQGYLVSADYFDALGVHPALGRGFVKDDETFGRHYVVVLSDALWKRRFDGDPSIVGRSITIDGQPYTVIGIAPPRFQFPDGSSLWAPLAFDPKTAPRRDARFLTVVGHLAPGRTFEEATSQMNVLAVRLAQQYPDANRDHGVHVYTLSQGMLDEGTGSILSMWQASAFVVLLIACANIANLLLARAAERRRDVAVRLALGASRGRIVRELLTESVLLACVAVPPAMGFAWAGLYLMRIAMPANIIRFVPGFESLGPDFRLLAFTLALAFLTACIFGILPAFQAARSRVAETLKEGGRSATGRQFLRRAIVVAEIAIALPLLVTAGLGVLGTNRFLNGPQGYDPDGLLTMKLVLPERKYPDDATRRRFIERAVQEVSTVAGVERASIANNLPATGGNSSRTIEIDGHPPADPKNPPSADNRLVTSGYLGVMRIPIQRGRGVTDADREDTAPVVVVSESMARKYWPDEDPIGRRVKIGGKDWVTVVGICGDVIQDWFMRRNAPTIYRPIAQAPSDYFGVVVRTAGDPTSAAAGVRAALLRVDPDQPVFDMMTMRRQLHERTIGLQYLASIMATFAILALILAAVGLYAVIAYFVAQRRHEIGLRMALGATGGDVVRLTIGQAFRLTVVGTAIGFALSLALARVMETALLGIATSDAKVFAAFAGVLMAAALLAGYIPARRAAAIDPMVALRAE; from the coding sequence ATGACCACCCTTCTGAACGACATCCGCTACGGCTGGCGCGGCCTGCGCAAGCGGCCGCTGCTCACCCTCACCGTTGCCGGCACGCTGGCGCTCGGCCTGGGCGCCAACGCCGCGATCTTCAACGTGATCGATCGCCTGGTGCTGCGGCCATTCCCGTTCGCTGATCCCGACCGGGTCGTGATGGTCAGTGAAACCGGGCCCGGGCTCGACTTCAAGAAGGAGACGACGTCGCCCGCCAACTTCCTCGACTGGCGCGCGCAAGCCGATTCCCTGACCGCGCTCACCGCCATGGCCTGGTGGGACGCCAACCTGCTCGAGAAGAACGACCCGGAGCGTGTCCAGGGGTACCTGGTTTCGGCCGACTACTTCGACGCGCTCGGCGTGCATCCGGCGCTCGGACGCGGCTTCGTCAAGGACGACGAAACCTTCGGCCGCCACTACGTCGTCGTGCTGAGCGACGCCTTGTGGAAGCGGCGGTTCGACGGCGATCCGTCAATCGTCGGACGCAGCATCACAATCGACGGCCAGCCCTACACCGTGATCGGCATCGCGCCGCCGCGCTTCCAGTTCCCTGATGGCTCGTCGCTGTGGGCGCCGCTCGCGTTCGATCCGAAGACGGCGCCGCGGCGCGACGCGCGATTCCTCACCGTGGTCGGCCACCTCGCGCCGGGCCGGACGTTCGAAGAGGCAACGTCGCAGATGAACGTGCTCGCGGTCCGTCTCGCACAGCAGTATCCCGACGCCAATCGCGATCACGGCGTGCACGTCTACACGCTGTCGCAGGGCATGCTCGACGAAGGAACCGGATCGATTCTCTCGATGTGGCAGGCGTCGGCGTTCGTCGTGCTGCTCATCGCCTGCGCCAACATCGCCAACCTGCTGCTGGCGCGCGCCGCCGAGCGCCGCCGTGACGTCGCCGTCCGCCTCGCGCTGGGCGCCAGCCGCGGCCGCATCGTCCGCGAACTCCTGACCGAGAGCGTGCTCCTCGCCTGCGTGGCCGTCCCGCCGGCGATGGGCTTCGCATGGGCGGGGCTGTACCTGATGCGCATCGCGATGCCGGCGAACATCATCCGGTTCGTGCCGGGCTTCGAATCGCTGGGCCCCGACTTCCGGCTGCTCGCCTTTACGCTGGCGCTGGCGTTCCTGACCGCCTGCATTTTCGGGATCCTGCCGGCGTTCCAGGCGGCGCGGTCGCGCGTCGCCGAAACGCTGAAGGAGGGCGGCCGCAGCGCCACCGGCCGTCAGTTCCTGCGACGCGCCATCGTGGTTGCCGAGATCGCGATCGCGCTGCCGCTGCTGGTGACGGCGGGGCTCGGCGTGCTCGGCACGAACCGGTTCCTCAACGGCCCGCAGGGTTATGACCCCGATGGTCTCTTGACGATGAAGCTGGTCCTGCCCGAGCGCAAGTATCCCGACGACGCGACGCGGCGGCGTTTCATCGAGCGCGCCGTCCAGGAAGTGTCGACGGTGGCGGGCGTCGAACGGGCGTCGATCGCGAACAACCTGCCGGCGACAGGCGGCAACTCGTCCCGGACGATCGAGATCGACGGCCATCCCCCGGCGGATCCGAAGAACCCGCCGTCGGCCGACAACCGCCTCGTCACTTCCGGCTACCTCGGTGTGATGCGAATCCCCATCCAGCGCGGGCGCGGCGTGACTGACGCGGATCGCGAGGACACCGCACCGGTCGTGGTCGTCAGCGAGTCGATGGCGCGCAAGTACTGGCCGGATGAGGATCCCATCGGCCGACGCGTCAAGATCGGCGGCAAGGACTGGGTGACCGTGGTCGGCATCTGCGGCGACGTCATTCAGGACTGGTTCATGCGCCGCAACGCGCCGACGATCTACCGGCCGATCGCGCAGGCGCCGTCCGATTATTTTGGCGTCGTGGTGCGCACGGCGGGCGATCCGACGAGCGCCGCGGCCGGCGTCCGCGCCGCGCTGCTCCGCGTCGATCCCGACCAGCCCGTGTTCGACATGATGACGATGCGGCGGCAGCTGCACGAGCGGACGATCGGCCTCCAGTACCTCGCGTCGATCATGGCCACCTTCGCGATCCTCGCGCTGATTCTGGCGGCGGTCGGGCTTTATGCCGTGATCGCCTATTTCGTGGCGCAGCGCCGTCACGAGATCGGGCTGCGGATGGCGCTCGGCGCCACCGGCGGCGACGTCGTGCGGCTGACGATCGGGCAGGCGTTCAGGCTCACGGTGGTCGGGACGGCGATCGGATTCGCATTGTCGCTGGCGTTGGCGCGGGTCATGGAAACGGCGCTGCTGGGCATCGCGACGAGCGACGCGAAGGTCTTCGCGGCGTTTGCGGGCGTGCTCATGGCGGCGGCGCTGCTGGCGGGCTACATTCCCGCGCGGCGGGCGGCGGCTATCGACCCGATGGTCGCGCTGCGCGCGGAATAA
- the dut gene encoding dUTP diphosphatase yields MISVRIHRLRADVPLPRYETAGAAGFDLAASEDVTVPPGGVVLVPTGLVIEVPRGHLLGVFARSSTPLKRGLMVANGVGVVDEDYCGPADEIRIQVLNFTAAPVTVARGDRIAQGVLLPIARAEWQETADAPRPGSRGGFGATGG; encoded by the coding sequence ATGATCAGCGTTCGCATTCACCGCCTGCGTGCCGACGTGCCGCTCCCCAGGTACGAGACGGCCGGCGCCGCGGGATTCGATCTGGCGGCCAGCGAAGACGTCACGGTACCGCCTGGCGGGGTCGTGCTGGTGCCGACCGGCCTCGTCATAGAAGTACCGCGTGGGCACCTTCTCGGCGTGTTCGCGCGCAGCAGCACTCCGCTGAAGCGCGGACTGATGGTCGCCAACGGCGTCGGCGTCGTCGACGAGGACTACTGCGGTCCGGCGGACGAGATCCGGATCCAGGTTCTGAACTTCACGGCCGCGCCCGTCACCGTGGCGCGCGGCGACCGCATCGCGCAGGGGGTGTTGCTACCGATCGCGCGCGCCGAGTGGCAGGAGACCGCCGACGCGCCGCGCCCCGGCTCGCGCGGCGGCTTTGGCGCCACCGGTGGGTAA
- a CDS encoding membrane dipeptidase: MRQLWAVGMAAGLATAGLTAQDDALTAKARAIHERVMTLDTHNDINPSNFTSTCNYTMDLGNQVNLPKMIKGGLDASFFIVYVGQDTGPDAFTPAGYDRAYKSAIEKFDAIHRLSEQIAPDKIGLALTAADARRIHASGRKVAFIGVENGYPIGEDLSRIKEFYDRGARYLSLAHNGHSQLSDSNTGEVEGWKWHGLSPLGKQAIAEMNKVGIMIDVSHPSKESMMQAIQLSKAPIIASHSAMRALADVSRNLDDEQLAALKKNGGVVQVVAFASYVKTDSPERKAALDALRKEFNLPPGTNLGGGGGRGARGGNAIAAPNPCATGGERGAGRADAPAAGARGGGQGRGRGGALAALGDDQRTDLQKKLEALNARIPPPTRASVKDFVDHIDYAVKKVGIDHVGISSDFDGGGGVDGWNGADETFNVTLELVKRGYSEDQIARIWSGNLLRVMDEVQAAARKLR; the protein is encoded by the coding sequence ATGAGGCAGTTGTGGGCGGTGGGGATGGCGGCCGGTCTGGCGACGGCTGGGCTGACGGCACAGGATGATGCGTTGACGGCGAAGGCGCGGGCGATTCACGAGCGGGTGATGACGCTCGACACGCACAATGACATCAACCCGTCCAATTTCACCAGCACGTGCAACTACACGATGGACCTGGGCAACCAGGTCAACCTGCCCAAGATGATCAAGGGGGGCCTCGACGCCTCCTTTTTCATCGTCTATGTCGGCCAGGATACCGGCCCGGACGCGTTCACGCCGGCGGGCTACGATCGCGCCTACAAGTCGGCGATCGAGAAATTCGACGCGATCCACCGCCTCAGCGAACAGATTGCCCCGGACAAGATCGGCCTCGCGCTGACCGCCGCCGACGCGCGCCGGATCCACGCGTCGGGCCGCAAGGTCGCGTTCATCGGCGTCGAGAACGGCTACCCGATCGGCGAGGACCTCAGCCGCATCAAGGAATTCTACGATCGCGGCGCGCGCTACCTGTCCCTGGCGCACAACGGTCACAGTCAACTGTCGGACTCGAATACCGGCGAGGTCGAGGGCTGGAAGTGGCACGGCCTCTCGCCGCTCGGGAAGCAGGCCATCGCCGAGATGAACAAGGTCGGCATCATGATCGACGTCTCGCACCCGTCGAAGGAGTCGATGATGCAGGCGATCCAGTTGAGCAAGGCGCCGATCATCGCGTCGCACTCGGCGATGCGCGCGCTGGCCGACGTCAGCCGCAATCTCGACGACGAGCAGCTCGCCGCGCTCAAGAAGAACGGCGGCGTCGTGCAGGTGGTGGCGTTCGCGTCGTACGTGAAGACCGACTCACCCGAACGCAAGGCGGCGCTCGACGCGCTGCGCAAGGAGTTCAACCTGCCGCCAGGAACGAATCTCGGCGGCGGAGGCGGTCGCGGCGCGCGCGGCGGCAACGCCATTGCGGCGCCCAACCCCTGTGCGACGGGCGGTGAACGCGGCGCGGGCCGCGCGGATGCGCCGGCTGCCGGCGCCCGCGGCGGCGGTCAGGGCCGGGGACGCGGCGGCGCGCTGGCCGCGCTCGGCGACGACCAGCGGACCGACCTGCAGAAAAAGCTGGAGGCGCTCAACGCGAGGATCCCACCGCCGACGCGCGCCTCGGTCAAGGATTTCGTCGACCACATCGACTACGCCGTCAAGAAGGTCGGCATCGATCACGTCGGCATCTCGTCCGACTTCGACGGCGGCGGCGGGGTGGACGGCTGGAACGGCGCCGACGAGACCTTCAACGTCACGCTTGAACTGGTCAAGCGCGGTTACAGCGAAGATCAGATCGCCAGAATCTGGAGCGGCAATCTGCTCCGGGTGATGGACGAAGTGCAGGCAGCCGCGCGCAAGCTTCGCTGA
- a CDS encoding AAA family ATPase yields the protein MTNSVDLDSPDDVALADRMKSGRERIVTELRKAIVGQEEVVNEVLLTLFTGGNSLIVGVPGLAKTLLVHTLARVLELKFARIQFTPDLMPSDITGTDLIQEDPATGRRQMVFSPGPIFANIVLADEINRTPPKTQSALLEAMQEHRVTIQGRTYQLDEPFYVFATQNPIELEGTYPLPEAQLDRFMFMTVIDHPPMEEEFEVVRSTTSLRDVTFERSVNGQDLVAFQRLTRRVPAADPVVKYALEIVRASRPKSPSAPEAIRKWAAFGASVRAAQHLVLGGKARALTAGRYHVSFEDVRALAHPVLRHRVLTNFHAQSEGVTSDALIDKLLEAVPMPRSGM from the coding sequence GTGACCAACAGCGTTGATCTCGATTCGCCGGACGACGTCGCCCTTGCGGACCGGATGAAATCCGGCCGCGAGCGCATCGTGACCGAACTGCGCAAGGCGATCGTCGGCCAGGAAGAGGTGGTCAACGAGGTGCTGCTGACGCTCTTCACCGGCGGCAACAGCCTCATCGTCGGCGTGCCGGGACTGGCCAAGACGCTGCTCGTCCATACCCTGGCGCGCGTGCTCGAGCTGAAGTTCGCGCGCATCCAGTTCACGCCCGATCTGATGCCGTCCGACATCACCGGCACGGATCTGATTCAGGAGGACCCGGCGACCGGCCGCCGACAGATGGTCTTCTCGCCGGGGCCGATCTTTGCCAACATCGTATTGGCTGACGAGATCAACCGGACGCCGCCCAAGACGCAGTCGGCGCTGCTCGAGGCGATGCAGGAGCACCGGGTCACGATCCAGGGGCGCACCTACCAGCTCGACGAGCCGTTCTACGTCTTCGCGACGCAGAACCCGATCGAACTGGAGGGTACGTATCCGCTGCCGGAAGCGCAGCTCGATCGCTTCATGTTCATGACCGTGATCGATCACCCGCCGATGGAGGAGGAGTTCGAGGTCGTCCGTTCGACGACCTCGCTGCGCGACGTGACGTTCGAGCGCTCGGTGAACGGACAGGATCTGGTCGCGTTCCAGCGGCTGACCCGCCGCGTGCCCGCCGCCGACCCGGTGGTGAAGTACGCGCTCGAGATCGTCCGCGCGAGCCGGCCGAAGTCCCCGAGCGCGCCCGAGGCGATCCGGAAGTGGGCCGCCTTCGGCGCCAGCGTTCGCGCGGCGCAGCACCTGGTGCTCGGCGGCAAGGCGCGGGCGCTGACCGCCGGCCGCTATCACGTCAGCTTCGAGGACGTGCGCGCGCTCGCACACCCGGTGCTGCGCCACCGCGTGCTCACCAACTTCCACGCGCAGTCGGAAGGTGTCACCAGCGACGCCCTCATCGACAAGCTGCTCGAAGCGGTGCCGATGCCGCGCAGCGGCATGTAG
- a CDS encoding glutamine amidotransferase, with protein MLESLFQFLFEYRPAVFRQGDFRFAPPAGTPVAAAVVLAAVAVAFVSYRILRTRVQWRERATLALLRLVALAVILFCVFRPVLVVKAAVTQQNVVGILIDDSRSMQLTDENGPRADVIRRTFANPDSAVMKALSDRFLVRTFRFSSSTSRLTAPGELTFSGTQTRVANAIESARQELAGLPVAGLVLVTDGADTTDATVTDALLASKAEQLPVFTVGVGKEKLAKDIQVGRVSTPRTALKGTSLLVDAVVTQTGYAGQTVTLDVEDGGRMVGSQPVRLPADGDPVSVRVRFTATEAGPRVFRLKVAPQPGEVVTQNNERDVQIDVRDRRERILYYEGEPRFEMKFARQAIADDPNLELVTLQRTADNKYLRLDIDAAGVELAAGFPKTREELFKYRGIVLGSVEASAFTADQLHMIADFVDVRGGGLLVLGGQRSFAEGGYAGTPVAEALPVVIGKSGSGFTRVKVRPTRAGEAHAVTQLGDTEEASAERWKTMPSLSTVNLIDTVKPGATALLSGTDDHHRDRIVLAFQRYGRGKSIAFPVQDSWLWQMDASMSVEDQTHENFWRQLLRWLVDGVPDIVETRPLADRVEPGQPVTLTADVVDDRFLELNDASVVAHVTSPSGQISSVPLQWTGERNGQYRGTLSTSETGWYEAKVEATRDGKPAGTAVTHVRTAPDDAEYFDAAMHAPLLQRIAQETGGRFYHSDNVGSLPEDLKYSGRGVTAVEERDLWHMPALLFTLMVVLCAEWGLRRYWRLA; from the coding sequence GTGCTCGAATCGCTATTCCAATTCCTGTTCGAGTACCGGCCAGCCGTTTTCCGTCAGGGGGACTTCCGTTTCGCCCCGCCGGCCGGCACGCCGGTCGCTGCGGCGGTCGTCCTCGCCGCTGTGGCGGTGGCGTTCGTCAGCTATCGCATTCTGCGCACGCGGGTGCAATGGAGGGAGCGCGCGACGCTGGCCCTGCTGCGGCTCGTCGCGCTTGCCGTGATCCTGTTCTGCGTCTTCCGGCCGGTCCTCGTCGTCAAGGCCGCGGTCACCCAGCAGAACGTCGTCGGCATCCTGATCGACGATTCGCGCAGCATGCAGCTGACCGACGAGAACGGCCCGCGGGCCGACGTGATCCGGCGGACGTTCGCCAATCCCGACAGCGCGGTCATGAAAGCGCTCTCGGATCGCTTCCTGGTTCGTACCTTTCGCTTCTCGTCCTCGACCTCGCGGCTGACCGCACCGGGCGAGCTGACCTTCAGCGGCACGCAGACGCGCGTGGCGAATGCGATCGAGAGCGCGCGGCAGGAGCTCGCCGGCTTGCCGGTCGCGGGGCTGGTGCTCGTCACCGACGGCGCCGACACCACTGACGCGACCGTCACCGACGCGCTGCTCGCGTCGAAGGCGGAGCAGCTGCCAGTGTTTACCGTCGGCGTCGGCAAGGAGAAGCTGGCAAAGGACATCCAGGTCGGCCGCGTGTCGACGCCGCGCACCGCGCTCAAGGGGACGTCGCTGCTCGTCGACGCGGTGGTCACCCAGACCGGGTATGCGGGCCAGACCGTCACGCTCGACGTCGAGGACGGCGGCCGTATGGTCGGCAGCCAGCCGGTGCGGCTGCCCGCCGACGGCGATCCGGTGTCGGTGCGCGTCCGCTTCACGGCGACCGAGGCGGGGCCGCGCGTCTTCCGTTTGAAGGTGGCGCCGCAGCCCGGCGAGGTGGTTACCCAGAACAACGAACGCGACGTGCAGATCGACGTCCGCGATCGCCGCGAGCGGATCCTGTATTACGAAGGGGAGCCGCGGTTCGAGATGAAGTTCGCGCGTCAGGCGATTGCCGACGATCCGAACCTCGAGCTGGTGACGCTGCAGCGCACGGCCGACAACAAGTACCTGCGCCTCGACATCGACGCCGCCGGCGTCGAGCTGGCCGCCGGCTTTCCCAAGACGCGCGAGGAGCTGTTCAAGTACCGCGGCATCGTGCTCGGCAGCGTCGAGGCGAGCGCGTTCACCGCCGACCAGCTGCACATGATTGCCGATTTCGTCGACGTGCGCGGCGGCGGACTGCTGGTGCTCGGCGGCCAGCGGTCGTTCGCCGAGGGAGGCTATGCAGGCACGCCCGTCGCCGAAGCGCTGCCGGTCGTCATCGGCAAGTCGGGCAGCGGCTTCACGCGCGTCAAGGTGCGCCCGACCCGCGCCGGCGAAGCGCATGCGGTCACCCAGCTCGGCGACACCGAGGAGGCCTCGGCCGAGCGATGGAAGACCATGCCGTCGCTGTCCACGGTGAACCTCATCGACACCGTCAAGCCCGGCGCGACCGCGCTGCTTTCGGGCACCGACGATCACCATCGTGACCGTATCGTGCTCGCCTTTCAGCGGTACGGCCGCGGCAAGTCGATCGCTTTTCCGGTGCAGGACTCGTGGCTGTGGCAGATGGACGCGTCGATGAGCGTCGAGGATCAGACGCACGAGAACTTCTGGCGCCAGCTGCTGCGCTGGCTGGTCGACGGCGTCCCCGACATCGTCGAGACTCGTCCCCTGGCCGACCGCGTCGAACCCGGACAGCCGGTGACGCTCACTGCCGACGTCGTCGACGACCGGTTTCTCGAGCTCAACGACGCGAGCGTCGTCGCGCACGTGACCTCGCCGTCAGGGCAAATCAGCTCGGTGCCGCTCCAGTGGACCGGCGAACGAAACGGACAGTACCGCGGCACCCTGTCGACTTCGGAGACCGGCTGGTACGAAGCGAAGGTCGAGGCGACGCGCGACGGCAAGCCGGCCGGCACCGCCGTGACGCACGTCCGCACCGCGCCCGACGACGCCGAGTACTTCGATGCCGCCATGCACGCGCCGCTGCTGCAGCGGATCGCCCAGGAGACCGGGGGCCGCTTCTATCACTCGGACAACGTCGGCTCGCTGCCTGAGGATCTCAAGTATTCCGGCCGCGGCGTGACCGCGGTGGAGGAGCGGGATCTGTGGCACATGCCGGCGCTGCTCTTCACGCTGATGGTCGTGCTCTGCGCCGAGTGGGGGCTGCGGCGGTATTGGAGGCTGGCGTGA
- the udk gene encoding uridine kinase — translation MHPLVIGVAGGSGSGKTTVVRKILDALGDARVPVLEHDRYYRDRNDLRLEERAALNYDHPDSLETDLLVRDVNELRAGRVVQVPVYDFARHARKDETETIAPARAMIVEGILIYTDPELRKLMDVKVFVDTDDDTRFIRRLRRDIAERGRTVESVIDQYLGTVKPMHLEFVEPSKRYADIIIPQGGHNPVAVDMLLRLIRGLATDIR, via the coding sequence GTGCATCCGCTCGTCATCGGCGTCGCCGGAGGCTCGGGCTCGGGCAAGACGACCGTCGTTCGCAAGATTCTCGACGCGCTGGGCGATGCCCGGGTGCCCGTGCTCGAGCACGATCGCTACTACCGCGACCGTAACGACCTCCGCCTCGAAGAGCGCGCCGCGCTGAACTACGACCACCCCGATTCACTCGAGACCGATCTGCTCGTCCGTGACGTCAACGAGCTTCGAGCCGGACGGGTCGTGCAGGTGCCGGTCTACGATTTCGCCCGTCATGCGCGTAAAGACGAGACGGAGACAATCGCGCCGGCACGCGCGATGATCGTCGAAGGGATTCTGATTTACACGGATCCGGAGTTGCGAAAGCTGATGGACGTGAAGGTGTTCGTCGATACCGACGACGACACACGATTCATCCGCCGCTTGCGCCGCGATATCGCCGAGCGCGGCCGGACGGTGGAGTCGGTCATCGACCAATACCTCGGCACCGTCAAGCCGATGCATCTCGAGTTCGTCGAGCCCAGCAAGCGCTACGCCGACATCATCATTCCGCAGGGGGGACACAACCCCGTCGCCGTCGACATGCTCCTGCGGCTGATCCGGGGCCTCGCGACCGACATCCGCTGA